In Candidatus Eisenbacteria bacterium, one genomic interval encodes:
- the dprA gene encoding DNA-processing protein DprA, whose protein sequence is MVEASAAVLRGAGIAAEVASEIGRAGALASAERAALDRIGAAAITWDDDRYPARLRPIADPPLALMVRGSIEAIDDPAVAIVGARRAGEYGRRVADDLARGLAQAGITVVSGLATGVDAAAHRGALAAGGRTIAVMATGIDRVYPTWNRGLGDQIAGRGALVTEFPWGTPPLHFHFPRRNRIISGVSVGTVVVEAAERSGSLITAHYALEQGREVFAVPGPVGVPQHAGCHRLIQQGAKLVTSVEDVLTEIAPALVGRVRAARAAIAAASVTAAEQRLLGAIGDGAAHVDDVVARAGVDAGAALETLLALELRGLVEQRPGMRFVRRQVA, encoded by the coding sequence GTGGTGGAGGCATCGGCGGCGGTGCTCCGGGGTGCTGGAATCGCGGCCGAGGTCGCCTCGGAGATCGGCCGGGCGGGGGCTCTCGCGAGCGCCGAGCGGGCTGCCCTCGATCGGATCGGGGCCGCCGCCATCACGTGGGACGACGACCGCTATCCCGCGCGGCTGCGCCCGATCGCCGACCCTCCGCTGGCGTTGATGGTGCGCGGATCGATCGAGGCCATCGACGATCCGGCGGTTGCGATCGTGGGTGCGCGGAGGGCGGGCGAGTACGGACGTCGGGTCGCCGACGACCTCGCGCGCGGCCTCGCGCAGGCGGGAATCACGGTCGTGAGCGGTCTTGCCACCGGCGTCGACGCGGCCGCGCACCGCGGAGCGCTCGCCGCAGGAGGCCGGACGATCGCGGTCATGGCGACCGGAATCGATCGCGTCTACCCCACCTGGAACCGGGGTCTGGGCGACCAGATCGCGGGCCGGGGAGCGCTCGTCACCGAGTTCCCATGGGGCACCCCGCCCCTGCATTTTCATTTCCCTCGGAGGAACCGTATCATCAGCGGGGTTTCGGTGGGGACGGTGGTGGTGGAGGCAGCGGAACGTAGCGGCTCGCTCATCACGGCGCACTACGCGCTGGAGCAGGGGCGCGAGGTGTTCGCGGTGCCCGGGCCGGTGGGCGTGCCCCAGCACGCTGGCTGCCACCGTCTGATCCAGCAGGGTGCCAAGCTCGTGACGTCGGTCGAGGACGTGCTCACCGAGATCGCGCCGGCGCTGGTCGGCCGGGTGAGGGCGGCTCGCGCGGCGATCGCCGCGGCATCGGTCACGGCAGCGGAGCAGCGCCTCCTCGGCGCGATCGGCGACGGCGCCGCGCACGTCGACGACGTCGTCGCGCGGGCCGGGGTCGATGCCGGCGCGGCGCTCGAGACGCTGCTCGCGCTCGAACTGCGCGGCCTCGTCGAGCAGCGCCCGGGCATGCGGTTCGTCCGGAGGCAGGTGGCCTAG
- a CDS encoding glycosyltransferase family 2 protein — MERARRSLAATSDRLPSLSALVPVHDEEATIAGVAGALCDVLPWVADAWEVIVVDDGSRDRTPRIADHLAATVSGVRVVRHAANRGYGAAVRSGLAAARSEWMFLTDGDGQFDPATLRDVFPALGDADALIGFRERRADARHRRAFTTAWNTLVRAAIGVRVRDVNCAFKLVRRALLDDLDAHATGGAISAELLRHLARRGARIVEVPVPHFARRAGRASGGSPRVALRAFAELAALWWRQG; from the coding sequence GTGGAGCGCGCGCGCCGATCCCTGGCGGCGACCTCGGATCGCCTCCCGAGCCTGAGCGCGCTCGTCCCCGTGCACGACGAGGAAGCGACGATCGCCGGCGTCGCCGGCGCGCTCTGCGACGTGCTGCCGTGGGTGGCCGACGCCTGGGAGGTGATCGTGGTCGACGACGGGAGCCGGGACCGGACCCCGCGCATCGCCGACCATCTCGCCGCGACGGTGTCCGGCGTGCGTGTCGTGCGCCACGCGGCCAACCGCGGATACGGCGCGGCGGTGCGCTCGGGTCTCGCGGCCGCGCGCTCCGAGTGGATGTTCCTCACCGACGGCGACGGCCAGTTCGATCCGGCGACGCTGCGCGACGTGTTCCCCGCGCTCGGCGACGCCGACGCGCTCATCGGCTTTCGCGAGCGGCGTGCGGATGCGCGGCATCGACGTGCGTTCACCACGGCCTGGAACACCCTCGTGCGCGCCGCGATCGGAGTGCGCGTGCGCGACGTCAATTGCGCCTTCAAGCTCGTGCGGCGTGCCCTCCTGGACGATCTCGACGCGCACGCGACGGGCGGGGCGATCTCGGCCGAGCTGCTGCGGCACCTGGCCCGCCGCGGCGCCCGCATCGTCGAGGTGCCCGTGCCGCACTTTGCGCGCCGTGCGGGGCGCGCGTCCGGCGGGAGCCCGCGCGTGGCGCTCCGGGCCTTTGCCGAGCTGGCCGCGCTGTGGTGGAGACAGGGGTGA
- the topA gene encoding type I DNA topoisomerase encodes MAKHLVIVESPAKAKTLSKYLGRDYQVKASIGHVMDLPKSKLGVDIENDFAAEYHVIQGKAQVLADIKKAAKDKDNVYLASDPDREGEAIAWHIAEKLGYPKKKNVRRVLFNEITKKAVQAAIKEPRDLDKHLFDAQQARRVLDRLVGYKLSPLLWNKVRRGLSAGRVQSVAVRIICEREREILAFVPEEYWTVEARVEGQQPPPFTARLAEIDGQKLDHKQLRLDTKTRVDEVLAGLPGATWTVTNVEKKERRRHPTPPFITSKLQQEASRKLGFQPSRTMRIAQRLYEGVELGDEGAVGLITYMRTDSTRIAGDAIAAAREFIGGRFGPEYVPEQPNVYRSKKEAQDAHEAIRPTLMEWPPERVAPFVEREELLLYTLIWNRFVASQMASAVYDATSIDLQAERCRFRATGQILKFDGFIRVYTEGRDDAAAPNGDDDDTEGQLPPLTAGETVKLLELLPEQHFTQPPPRFTQATLIKEMEEQDIGRPSTYASIMGTILNKEYVIEDDQRRLKPTELGFLVTDLLVGSFPDVLNVEFTASMEDELDAIEEGKEHWSQAMRRFWVPFAKDLERAQVEMRDVKREERPTDLTCEKCGKGMVIKWGRRGEFLACSGYPECRNTMNFTRDENGKIVPEAPEVVDEACELCGKPMQVRFGRFGKFVGCSGYPDCKNIRPFHKPKPTGATCLVCGQGEMYERVSRRGKLFYSCNRYPECKSVVWDKPVLEPCPKCGASFVTEKVTKRYGTIRRCAKEGCDWVFQPELAEGNVLPLPERREAASRRPARTGTPPPGKKAAASARPAAAKVDAPAAAAPARPRKASAPGRKPAAVKKKKGTTGGAELS; translated from the coding sequence GTGGCGAAGCACCTCGTCATCGTCGAGTCGCCGGCCAAGGCGAAGACGCTCTCCAAGTACCTGGGCCGCGACTACCAGGTGAAGGCGTCGATCGGCCACGTGATGGACCTGCCGAAGTCGAAGCTCGGGGTCGACATCGAGAACGACTTCGCCGCCGAGTACCACGTCATCCAGGGCAAGGCACAGGTCCTCGCCGACATCAAGAAGGCGGCCAAGGACAAGGACAACGTCTACCTCGCCTCCGACCCCGATCGCGAGGGCGAGGCCATCGCGTGGCACATCGCCGAGAAGCTCGGCTACCCGAAGAAGAAGAACGTCCGCCGCGTCCTCTTCAACGAGATCACGAAGAAGGCCGTGCAGGCGGCGATCAAGGAACCGCGCGATCTCGACAAGCACCTCTTCGACGCGCAGCAGGCCCGGCGCGTGCTCGATCGGCTGGTCGGCTACAAGCTCTCGCCGCTGCTCTGGAACAAGGTGCGGCGCGGGCTCTCGGCCGGGCGCGTGCAATCGGTCGCCGTGCGCATCATCTGCGAGCGCGAGCGCGAGATCCTCGCCTTCGTTCCCGAGGAGTACTGGACGGTCGAGGCGCGGGTCGAGGGCCAGCAGCCGCCGCCGTTCACGGCGCGCCTCGCCGAGATCGACGGCCAGAAGCTCGACCACAAGCAGCTCCGCCTCGACACCAAGACCCGCGTCGACGAGGTCCTCGCGGGCCTGCCGGGCGCCACCTGGACCGTCACCAACGTCGAGAAGAAGGAGCGACGCCGCCATCCGACGCCGCCCTTCATCACCTCCAAGCTCCAGCAGGAGGCGTCGCGCAAGCTCGGGTTCCAGCCGTCGCGGACCATGCGCATCGCGCAGCGGCTGTACGAGGGCGTCGAGCTCGGCGACGAGGGCGCGGTCGGCCTCATCACCTACATGCGCACCGACTCGACCCGCATCGCGGGCGACGCCATCGCGGCGGCGCGCGAATTCATCGGCGGGCGGTTCGGGCCCGAGTACGTGCCCGAGCAGCCGAACGTCTACCGCTCCAAGAAGGAGGCGCAGGACGCCCACGAAGCGATCCGGCCGACCTTGATGGAGTGGCCGCCCGAGCGCGTGGCGCCGTTCGTCGAGCGGGAGGAGCTGCTGCTCTACACGCTCATCTGGAACCGCTTCGTCGCGAGCCAGATGGCGTCGGCGGTCTACGACGCCACCTCGATCGACCTCCAGGCCGAGCGCTGCCGCTTCCGCGCCACCGGCCAGATCCTCAAGTTCGACGGCTTCATCCGCGTCTACACCGAGGGCCGCGACGATGCCGCGGCGCCGAACGGCGACGACGACGACACCGAGGGCCAGCTCCCGCCGCTCACCGCGGGCGAGACCGTGAAGCTCCTCGAGCTCCTGCCCGAGCAGCACTTCACGCAGCCGCCACCGCGCTTCACCCAGGCGACGCTCATCAAGGAGATGGAGGAGCAGGACATCGGCCGGCCGTCCACGTACGCCAGCATCATGGGGACGATCCTCAACAAGGAGTACGTGATCGAGGACGACCAGCGGCGGCTCAAGCCGACCGAGCTCGGGTTCCTCGTGACCGATCTCCTCGTCGGCTCGTTCCCCGACGTGCTCAACGTCGAGTTCACGGCCTCGATGGAGGACGAGCTCGACGCCATCGAAGAAGGCAAGGAGCACTGGTCGCAGGCGATGCGCCGCTTCTGGGTGCCCTTCGCCAAGGACCTCGAGCGCGCGCAGGTCGAGATGCGCGACGTGAAGCGGGAGGAGCGCCCGACCGACCTCACCTGCGAGAAGTGCGGCAAGGGGATGGTCATCAAGTGGGGTCGGCGCGGCGAGTTCCTCGCCTGCAGCGGCTACCCCGAGTGCCGCAACACCATGAACTTCACGCGCGACGAGAACGGGAAGATCGTTCCCGAAGCGCCCGAGGTCGTCGACGAAGCGTGCGAGCTCTGCGGCAAGCCGATGCAGGTCCGGTTCGGCCGCTTCGGCAAGTTCGTCGGCTGCTCGGGCTATCCGGACTGCAAGAACATCCGGCCGTTCCACAAGCCGAAGCCGACCGGAGCCACGTGCCTCGTGTGCGGGCAAGGCGAGATGTACGAGCGCGTTTCGCGGCGCGGCAAGCTCTTCTACTCGTGCAATCGCTACCCCGAGTGCAAGTCCGTCGTGTGGGACAAGCCGGTGCTCGAGCCGTGTCCCAAGTGCGGTGCGAGCTTCGTGACGGAGAAGGTGACCAAGCGGTACGGGACGATCCGCCGGTGCGCCAAGGAAGGCTGCGACTGGGTCTTCCAGCCCGAGCTCGCCGAAGGCAACGTGCTGCCGCTGCCCGAGCGCCGCGAAGCGGCGTCGCGGCGTCCCGCGCGGACGGGCACGCCGCCACCCGGCAAGAAGGCCGCCGCGAGCGCACGGCCGGCCGCGGCCAAGGTCGACGCGCCGGCCGCGGCGGCTCCCGCCCGCCCGCGCAAGGCGAGCGCACCCGGGCGGAAGCCGGCCGCCGTCAAGAAGAAGAAGGGGACGACGGGCGGCGCGGAGCTCTCGTGA
- a CDS encoding serine hydrolase domain-containing protein: protein MLPTCIRRARVPSDVAAVTMARREVDPRSVGASADGVQRVWAAVERLYRSGIHPAMQLSVRRHGGVLIDRAIGFATGNGPDDAVDTPKIPATPETPFCSLSASKAVTAMIVHLLDERNLIRLDDPVCEYIPEFAARRKQWITIRHVLAHRAGIPNLPPEVMRLENLDELDEVMDILCDAAPVSRAGRQLAYHAVTGGFILGEVVHRVTGRSIRQVLDDEIRRPLGLRWFSYGVPPADVAKVATNYLTGPPVLPPFSYLFERGLGVGFREAVAMSNDRRFLTGLVPSANVVATADDYGRFYQLLLDGGIESGVRIFDPRTVRRATGEQSYLEIDFTLGLPFRYGMGFMLGGQWLSLYGPDTLRSFGHLGFTNIVCWADPERQVAAALMTSGKPFVYPEIYHLFDIARQIGLACPKVPAMALRARADHSAA from the coding sequence GTGTTGCCCACCTGCATCCGTCGGGCCCGCGTGCCCTCGGACGTCGCCGCCGTGACCATGGCGCGGCGCGAGGTCGACCCCCGCAGCGTCGGTGCTTCGGCGGACGGCGTGCAACGGGTCTGGGCGGCGGTCGAGCGGCTCTACCGCAGCGGCATCCATCCCGCCATGCAGCTATCCGTCCGGCGCCACGGCGGCGTCCTGATCGACCGCGCGATCGGCTTCGCTACCGGCAACGGCCCCGACGACGCGGTCGACACGCCGAAGATTCCGGCCACACCCGAGACGCCCTTCTGCTCGCTCTCGGCGTCGAAGGCCGTGACCGCGATGATCGTGCACCTGCTCGACGAGCGGAACCTGATCCGTCTCGACGATCCGGTGTGCGAGTACATCCCGGAATTCGCCGCGCGCCGGAAGCAATGGATCACGATCCGGCACGTGCTGGCGCATCGCGCCGGCATCCCGAACCTGCCGCCGGAGGTCATGCGGCTCGAGAACCTCGACGAGCTCGACGAGGTGATGGACATCCTCTGCGACGCCGCGCCGGTGTCGCGTGCGGGACGGCAGCTCGCGTACCACGCCGTCACGGGTGGCTTCATCCTGGGCGAGGTCGTGCATCGCGTGACCGGGCGATCGATCCGACAGGTGCTCGACGACGAGATCCGCCGTCCCCTCGGCCTGCGCTGGTTCTCGTACGGTGTCCCGCCCGCGGACGTGGCGAAGGTCGCGACGAACTACCTGACCGGCCCGCCGGTCCTGCCACCGTTCTCGTACCTCTTCGAGCGCGGCCTCGGGGTCGGCTTCCGCGAGGCGGTCGCGATGTCCAACGACCGCCGGTTCCTCACCGGGCTCGTGCCCTCGGCCAACGTCGTCGCGACCGCCGACGACTACGGGCGCTTCTACCAGCTCCTGCTCGACGGAGGCATCGAGAGTGGCGTACGGATCTTCGATCCCCGCACGGTCCGCCGGGCGACCGGGGAGCAGTCGTACCTGGAGATCGACTTCACGCTCGGGCTCCCGTTCCGCTACGGCATGGGGTTCATGCTGGGGGGCCAGTGGCTCTCGCTGTACGGGCCCGACACGTTGCGGTCGTTCGGCCACCTCGGGTTCACGAACATCGTCTGCTGGGCGGATCCCGAACGGCAGGTGGCCGCGGCCCTCATGACCAGCGGGAAGCCCTTCGTCTATCCGGAGATCTACCACCTCTTCGACATCGCGCGGCAGATCGGCCTCGCATGTCCCAAGGTCCCCGCAATGGCACTCCGGGCGCGGGCCGACCACTCGGCCGCCTGA
- a CDS encoding amidohydrolase family protein, which translates to MTARPKAIDCWLNPSFRATDYRPDFLVRVARDYFHREKEMFEVTPLEELLRQMDASGVERAILTIDPHDPAPYYEVRKAFPDRFILSAMLDPMGGMQTIRVLERAVTQFDVRLARVTPFLVNRPPNDKVYYPIYVKCIELGVPISINTGIPGPPMPAEPQRPLYLDEVCLFYPELTIVMAHGADPWWGEAIRLMLKYPNLYMMTSAYAPKYLPPELIQFMNTRGQGKILFASDHPVLSFERCLAEAAGLPLRDGVLEKYLRTNALSVFRFD; encoded by the coding sequence ATGACGGCGCGACCGAAGGCGATCGACTGCTGGCTCAACCCGTCGTTCCGGGCGACCGACTATCGCCCCGACTTCCTCGTGCGTGTCGCCCGCGACTACTTCCATCGCGAGAAGGAGATGTTCGAGGTGACGCCGCTCGAGGAGCTCCTCCGGCAGATGGACGCCTCGGGAGTCGAGCGTGCGATCCTGACCATCGACCCCCACGATCCGGCACCCTACTACGAGGTCCGCAAGGCCTTCCCCGACCGGTTCATCCTGTCGGCCATGCTGGATCCCATGGGCGGCATGCAGACGATCCGCGTGCTCGAACGGGCGGTGACGCAGTTCGACGTGCGCCTGGCGCGCGTGACGCCGTTCCTCGTGAACCGGCCGCCGAACGACAAGGTCTACTATCCGATCTACGTGAAGTGCATCGAGCTGGGCGTGCCGATCTCGATCAACACGGGGATCCCCGGTCCGCCCATGCCGGCCGAGCCGCAGCGGCCCCTGTACCTGGACGAGGTGTGCCTCTTCTATCCCGAGCTGACGATCGTGATGGCCCACGGCGCCGACCCGTGGTGGGGGGAAGCGATCCGGCTCATGCTCAAGTATCCGAACCTCTACATGATGACGTCGGCGTACGCGCCGAAGTACCTGCCGCCCGAGCTGATCCAGTTCATGAATACGCGCGGGCAGGGGAAGATCCTGTTCGCGTCCGATCACCCGGTGCTGTCGTTCGAGCGCTGCCTCGCCGAGGCGGCCGGGCTGCCGCTGCGCGACGGCGTCCTCGAGAAGTACCTGCGCACGAACGCCCTGTCGGTCTTCCGCTTCGACTAG